GTAACCACAGAAGGAGAAATTCTTCGTACGATGAACATTCGTGACGGTTATGCGATGAAAGCAGCTGTAGAAAGCGGTTATCATGTCTGCATTATTTCTGGCGGAAGCAACGAAGGAGTTCGCGTAAGGCTTAAAAATTTAGGCATAACCGATATTCATTTAGGAACTCCTGATAAAGTAAAAACTTTTAAAGAATATACAGAAGCTAATAATATCAAACCAGAGCAGGTTTTATATATGGGAGATGATATCCCGGATTTTCACGTAATGAAATTAGTTGGTTTACCTGCTTCGCCACAAGATGCAGTTCCTGAAATTAAAAACATCTGCCGTTATATTTCGCACGTAAAAGGCGGAAGAGGCGCCGCAAGAGACGTTATCGAACAAGTCATGAAAGTGCAGGGAAAATGGATGGAATATTTTAACGGACAACACGATTAAAAAATTTTAGATCTTTGAATTTAGATTTTACATTATTTTCTAAATCTTCATAAATCACTAATACGATTTTTGTCAAAGTTTTAAACTTTGACAAAGATTCAAAAAGAAAAACCTCAGAACCTTAGTATCTCAGCCACTTAGAACCTTAAAAAAATGAAATACCTAAAACTAATTCGATATAAAAATTTGCTGATGCTTGCATTTATGCAGGTTTTATTTCGTTATGCTTTTTTAAAACAACAAGATATTCCTTTAGCATTAGCCGACTGGCAATATGGCCTTTTAGTTTTAAGTACCGTTTTAATTGCTGCGGCGGGTTATGTAATCAACAATATTTATGATGTTGCGACAGATACGATCAACAAACCGCAGGATGTCGTAGTTGGCAAAGGAATTTCAGAAACTGCGGCCTATAACATATATATAGGACTAAACGTAACCGGAGTTGCTATCGGATTTGTGCTTTCAAATATTATTATGAGGCCCACATTTGCATCACTTTTTATATTGATTGCTTCGCTGTTGTATTTTTATTCTACCACCTTAAAATCGATTATGCTTTTAGGCAATTTTGTGGTTGCCGCTTTACTTTCTGTAAGCGTTCTAATAATTGGTGTTTTTGATATATTTCCGGCTACAACACCAGAAAATCAGGCTCAAATGGCCAGTTATTTTTCTATTCTGACAGATTATGCCCTGTTTGCCTTCATGATTAATTTCCTTCGTGAAATAATTAAAGATATTGAAGACATGGATGGTGATTACAACCAGGGAATGAATACTTTACCAATTGCAATTGGAAAAAGCCGTGCTGCAAAAATCGCCTTGGCTGTTGCTATAATTCCGTTTATTTTATCATTGCTTTATATAAAAAAATACTTTTTTGAAAATAATCTTTTGATTGTAACGCTTTATTCTTTTGCTTTTGTTTTAGCACCTTTATTATACTTTATTGTAAAAATATTTAGTGCAAAAAGTCAAAAGGATTTTCATCATTTAAGTACGGTTTTAAAATTGATTTTATTATTCGGAATTTTATCCATTCTAGTAATTAGTCTCAACCATCAATATCTGCAAAATCATGCTTAAAGATAAACTCAAAAAATACAAACTAATTCTGGCTTCAGGATCACCAAGAAGACAGCAGTTTTTTAAAGATTTAGATCTTGATTTTGAAATTCGCTTAAAAGATGTCGAAGAGATTTATCCGCCTGAACTCAAAG
The sequence above is a segment of the Flavobacterium sp. genome. Coding sequences within it:
- a CDS encoding HAD-IIIA family hydrolase, coding for MAKSYKEMMNDITTFIFDVDGVLTDSSVFVTTEGEILRTMNIRDGYAMKAAVESGYHVCIISGGSNEGVRVRLKNLGITDIHLGTPDKVKTFKEYTEANNIKPEQVLYMGDDIPDFHVMKLVGLPASPQDAVPEIKNICRYISHVKGGRGAARDVIEQVMKVQGKWMEYFNGQHD
- a CDS encoding geranylgeranylglycerol-phosphate geranylgeranyltransferase, with the translated sequence MKYLKLIRYKNLLMLAFMQVLFRYAFLKQQDIPLALADWQYGLLVLSTVLIAAAGYVINNIYDVATDTINKPQDVVVGKGISETAAYNIYIGLNVTGVAIGFVLSNIIMRPTFASLFILIASLLYFYSTTLKSIMLLGNFVVAALLSVSVLIIGVFDIFPATTPENQAQMASYFSILTDYALFAFMINFLREIIKDIEDMDGDYNQGMNTLPIAIGKSRAAKIALAVAIIPFILSLLYIKKYFFENNLLIVTLYSFAFVLAPLLYFIVKIFSAKSQKDFHHLSTVLKLILLFGILSILVISLNHQYLQNHA